In Papaver somniferum cultivar HN1 chromosome 1, ASM357369v1, whole genome shotgun sequence, a genomic segment contains:
- the LOC113293485 gene encoding classical arabinogalactan protein 9-like, with protein MDQKTIFTFVIICIAVAGVGGQSPAAAPTATPTTPVVATPPAAPVTPVAPVASPPTVSVSTPPAASPKPATPAPVAATPPVVAATPPVVAATPPVAAATPPPAVAPVVAATPPPAVAPVVSAPPPALLSPPLPAPVSSPPTPAPVAADVPAPAPSKLKKGKAPSPSPAASPPAPPTADSPGPSDAFAPGPSDSSDDTSGVEKLGKKIVGSLVVGFGIFSMLL; from the exons ATGGATCAAAAGACAATATTCACTTTTGTTATAATCTGCATTGCAGTAGCAGGAGTTGGTGGTCaatcaccagcagcagcaccaacTGCAACACCAACAACACCAGTTGTAGCAACACCACCAGCAGCACCAGTAACTCCAGTAGCACCAGTTGCATCACCACCAACAGTATCAGTATCAACACCACCAGCTGCATCTCCTAAACCAGCAACACCAGCACCAGTTGCTGCTACACCACCAGTTGTTGCTGCTACTCCACCAGTTGTTGCTGCTACTCCACCAGTTGCTGCCGCTACACCACCACCAGCAGTTGCACCAGTTGTTGCTGCTACTCCACCACCAGCAGTTGCACCAGTTGTTTCAGCACCACCACCTGCATTGTTATCTCCACCTCTCCCTGCACCAGTTTCATCCCCACCTACACCAGCTCCAGTTGCTGCTGATGTTCCAGCACCAGCACCATCCAAATTGAAGAAAGGAAAAGCTCCATCTCCATCACCAGCTGCTAGTCCTCCAGCACCACCAACTGCTGATTCACCTGGACCTTCAGATGCATTCGCCCCTGGTCCATCTGACTCCTCAGATGATACA AGTGGAGTAGAGAAATTGGGAAAGAAGATCGTCGGAAGTTTGGTTGTTGGATTTGGTATCTTCAGTATGCTACTGTGA